A section of the Malania oleifera isolate guangnan ecotype guangnan chromosome 2, ASM2987363v1, whole genome shotgun sequence genome encodes:
- the LOC131147697 gene encoding transcription factor LHW-like, whose product MGFLLKEVLKTLCGSNQWSYAVFWKIGHQNPKLLIWEECHYEVIPCSFAPLIPGFESSRLPLEEWEPCCVAAETHTPRPGIQAANNVHLLVEKMMMNNQVIVVGEGIVGRAVFTGNHQWILSENYITDAHSREVLNELQHQFSAGMQTVAVIPVLPHGVVQLGSSFAIVENLGFLNDVKSLIRLASVPDALLSDNHKIVESNPNISLGTSISIEASGDYKVTNSAPFMGNSCNQRGNSLLGSRQVHGGQFSDFLIRQIQENHKDGSVQTPNPTQTLAASHDSHCHSKNKPVIKQNHPFKNKLKNGIPGVGVITANPDTWLDQQTSSYNSRSVVNNQPDVGQSSADDSGLRFMAQGMLDDGVRNHVNNNLSTSTSFIKSYLSAGRGMLPNSYGSLGTTQVHEGSEFIDGMSNYPRPLSAPCSLLNPHGSTDVNFSCTHLDGIEIQNSNSATTEVVHASSMSNHLTACHLPSGGSNSRHPSADEMQNQIELSPGKSLVQNDLFQAFNTPLSHADDYKILNGPKPGPLHEFLSHKKQTHGANSRRDVYKNACVSPSAGDDLIDVLGVDFKKKLLSGDWNHIPHNETNVNTGNLGKKTCAPVNLNLKDAYSDPCLVSQGISESGIFSGTGTDHLLDAVVSSVHSASKQHSDDTISCKTTLKKISGSSIPRTSPSYGQVAMSNNMQGELFGLQKALDKAGAGGSNSFISSCSQDGVGNSSQTNSMYGSQMSSWVEQGHNLKRDSSVSTAYSKKPDEVSKPNRKRLKPGENPRPRPKDRQMIQDRVKELREIVPNGAKCSIDALLERTIKHMLFLQSVTKHADKLQQTGESEIISKEGGLLLKDNFEGGATWAFEVGSQSMVCPIIVEDLNPPRQMLVEILCEERGFFLEIADIIRGLGLTILKGVMEVRNDKIWARFAVEANRDVTRVEIFISLVRLLDQTVKSSPLSANGIVDNENMMVHHSFHQAVSIPATGRTSSFQ is encoded by the exons ATGGGGTTTCTGTTAAAAGAAGTTCTCAAGACTCTCTGTGGCTCGAATCAGTGGTCTTATGCCGTTTTCTGGAAGATCGGTCACCAAAACCCTAA GTTGTTAATTTGGGAAGAATGTCATTATGAGGTGATACCATGTTCTTTTGCTCCCCTGATCCCTGGATTTGAGAGCTCAAGACTGCCTTTGGAAGAGTGGGAACCATGCTGTGTTGCCGCTGAGACTCATACACCTCGGCCTGGTATTCAAGCAGCAAACAATGTTCACCTACTGGTTGAAAAGATGATGATGAATAATCAGGTTATTGTTGTAGGAGAAGG TATAGTTGGGCGGGCTGTCTTCACTGGAAACCACCAATGGATTCTTTCAGAAAACTACATTACAGATGCCCATTCAAGAGAG GTTTTAAACGAGCTACAACATCAATTCTCTGCTGGCATGCAG ACAGTTGCAGTTATTCCCGTGCTTCCGCATGGTGTTGTTCAACTTGGTTCGTCCTTTGCT ATTGTGGAAAATTTGGGCTTTTTGAATGATGTGAAGAGTTTAATTCGACTGGCATCTGTTCCGGATGCTCTTTTATCTGATAACCACAAAATAGTAGAGTCTAACCCAAATATCTCTCTTGGAACCTCTATTTCTATCGAAGCATCTGGAGATTATAAGGTGACAAATTCTGCTCCTTTCATGGGCAACAGCTGCAACCAACGAGGCAACTCATTGCTAGGTTCAAGGCAAGTTCATGGTGGtcaattttctgattttttaatTAGACAGATTCAGGAAAACCATAAGGATGGTTCTGTTCAAACACCTAATCCAACCCAAACTTTGGCTGCTTCTCATGATAGCCACTGCCATTCAAAGAATAAACCTGTAATTAAGCAgaatcatcctttcaaaaataaactgaaaaaTGGAATTCCGGGGGTTGGGGTGATAACTGCGAATCCAGATACATGGTTGGACCAGCAGACTTCTTCATACAATTCAAGGTCTGTAGTTAATAATCAACCTGATGTTGGTCAATCAAGTGCAGATGATAGCGGCCTAAGATTCATGGCACAAGGGATGTTAGATGACGGTGTACGGAATCATGTTAATAACAATCTTAGTACATCAACTAGCTTTATCAAATCTTACCTAAGTGCAGGTAGAGGCATGCTCCCTAATTCCTATGGAAGCTTGGGTACTACCCAGGTGCATGAAGGGAGTGAGTTTATTGATGGTATGAGTAATTATCCAAGACCATTATCTGCTCCGTGTTCTCTTTTGAACCCACATGGATCGACTGATGTTAATTTCTCCTGCACACATTTGGATGGGATTGAGATTCAGAATTCCAATTCAGCCACAACAGAGGTGGTGCATGCATCCAGCATGTCAAATCATTTAACAGCTTGTCACTTACCTTCAGGGGGCTCCAATAGCAGACATCCCTCTGCAGATGAGATGCAAAACCAAATTGAGCTGTCTCCAGGAAAATCACTggttcaaaatgatttatttcaAGCCTTTAACACCCCTTTGTCCCATGCAGATGATTATAAGATTTTGAATGGGCCCAAACCTGGTCCCCTTCATGAATTCCTAAGCCACAAGAAACAGACTCATGGTGCAAATTCCAGAAGGGATGTTTACAAAAATGCATGTGTCAGTCCTTCAGCAGGGGATGACTTGATTGATGTTTTGGGtgtggattttaaaaaaaaactacttaGTGGGGATTGGAATCATATTCCTCATAATGAGACAAATGTAAATACGGGAAATTTAGGCAAGAAAACATGTGCGCCAGTTAATCTGAACTTGAAGGATGCATATTCTGACCCATGTTTAGTTAGTCAGGGAATCTCTGAGAGTGGAATCTTCTCAGGAACTGGTACTGATCATCTTTTAGATGCAGTAGTCTCTAGTGTACACTCTGCTTCTAAGCAGCACTCGGATGATACTATATCTTGCAAGACAACTCTGAAAAAAATTAGTGGCTCCTCTATTCCTAGAACTTCTCCTAGTTATGGCCAGGTTGCTATGTCTAATAATATGCAAGGGGAATTATTTGGCCTTCAGAAGGCCCTGGATAAAGCAGGGGCAGGGGGATCTAATTCCTTTATATCTAGCTGTAGCCAGGATGGTGTGGGAAACAGTTCTCAAACAAATTCCATGTATGGATCTCAGATGAGTTCATGGGTTGAACAGGGTCATAATTTGAAGCGTGATAGTAGTGTTTCAACTGCATATTCTAAGAAGCCTGATGAAGTTAGCAAACCAAATCGCAAGAGGCTTAAACCTGGAGAGAACCCCAGGCCTAGGCCAAAGGATCGACAGATGATTCAAGATCGCGTGAAAGAGCTGAGGGAAATTGTACCAAATGGGGCAAAG TGCAGCATAGATGCGCTGCTGGAACGAACCATCAAGCATATGCTTTTCTTGCAGAGTGTCACAAAGCATGCAGACAAACTGCAACAAACTGGGGAGTCTGAG ATTATTAGCAAGGAAGGTGGACTACttttaaaagacaattttgaggGAGGAGCAACGTGGGCATTTGAAGTTGGCTCGCAGTCCATGGTATGCCCCATTATAGTGGAGGATCTGAATCCACCTCGTCAAATGCTTGTGGAG ATTCTTTGTGAAGAACGTGGTTTCTTTCTAGAAATAGCTGACATAATTAGAGGATTGGGACTGACAATCCTGAAGGGGGTGATGGAAGTTCGGAATGACAAGATCTGGGCACGGTTTGCAGTAGAG